A portion of the Micromonospora vinacea genome contains these proteins:
- a CDS encoding SDR family NAD(P)-dependent oxidoreductase: MEDLTGRRLVVVTGASSGIGLAAAVQLACRGDQVVLVGRDPARLQAAAVRVRENSGERPELFRADFAVLDDVRRLAEQLRAAYDRIDVLANNAGAIALQPLRTVDGFEMSIQANHLAPFLLTNLLADRVGRVVVTASGAHRFGALDPDDLNKPLRDYRPMGAYGTSKQANILFTAEGARRWPDTSAYSFHPGVVRTRFANDSRLVAFGMRFMPFRSPEKGAETLVWLANQERSRLINGGYYADRRPRRPLRKAADPQLAARLWAASAKAVGLDD, from the coding sequence TCGACTGGTGGTGGTGACCGGGGCCAGCTCCGGTATCGGGCTGGCCGCCGCCGTGCAGCTGGCCTGCCGTGGCGACCAGGTGGTGCTGGTCGGGCGGGACCCGGCCCGCCTCCAGGCCGCAGCCGTTCGGGTACGAGAGAACTCCGGTGAACGTCCGGAGCTGTTCCGGGCCGACTTCGCGGTCCTCGACGACGTACGCCGGCTGGCCGAGCAGCTCCGGGCCGCGTACGACCGGATCGACGTGCTCGCCAACAACGCCGGCGCGATCGCGCTGCAACCACTGCGCACCGTCGACGGTTTCGAGATGTCGATCCAGGCCAACCACCTGGCCCCGTTCCTGCTGACCAACCTGCTCGCCGACCGGGTGGGCCGGGTCGTGGTGACCGCCTCCGGCGCGCACCGCTTCGGCGCACTCGACCCGGACGACCTGAACAAACCACTGCGGGACTACCGGCCGATGGGGGCGTACGGCACCAGCAAGCAGGCGAACATCCTGTTCACCGCCGAGGGCGCCCGGCGCTGGCCGGACACCTCCGCGTACAGCTTCCACCCCGGAGTGGTGCGTACCCGGTTCGCCAACGACAGTCGGCTGGTCGCGTTCGGCATGCGTTTCATGCCGTTCCGCAGCCCGGAGAAGGGTGCCGAGACCCTGGTGTGGCTGGCCAACCAGGAGCGCTCCCGGCTGATCAACGGCGGTTACTACGCCGACCGCCGGCCGCGTCGACCGCTCCGGAAGGCCGCCGATCCGCAGCTCGCCGCCCGGCTGTGGGCGGCGAGCGCCAAGGCGGTCGGTCTCGATGACTGA
- a CDS encoding HAD family hydrolase, translating to MPSYQAVLFDFFGTLTRSVQRGVAHLGTAELLGCHTDTLTEVLDRTYYERATGLLGNAEATLRWVCAQAGVHPSDQAVRAAVASRHRAVRADTWLRADAVPVLAALRQRGLRTGLISDCTHELPAFLPQLAIAPLLDVRVFSVQVGRCKPDPTLYLTACQRLGLAPGDCLYVGDGGSQELTGAEQAGMTAVRLAAPDLATHLVFNAERDWRGPTLGTLAEVLALVDADADVAGVGGRAG from the coding sequence ATGCCCAGCTACCAGGCGGTGCTGTTCGACTTCTTCGGCACCCTGACCCGATCGGTGCAACGCGGTGTCGCGCACCTCGGCACCGCCGAGCTGCTCGGCTGCCACACCGACACGTTGACCGAGGTGCTGGACCGGACCTACTACGAACGGGCCACCGGCCTCCTCGGCAACGCGGAGGCGACCCTGCGCTGGGTGTGCGCCCAGGCCGGCGTACACCCCAGCGACCAGGCGGTGCGGGCGGCGGTGGCGTCCCGGCACCGGGCGGTCCGCGCGGACACCTGGCTGCGGGCCGACGCGGTGCCGGTGCTGGCGGCCCTGCGCCAGCGTGGCCTTCGCACCGGGCTAATCAGCGACTGTACGCACGAACTGCCCGCCTTCCTGCCACAGCTCGCGATCGCCCCGCTGCTCGACGTACGGGTCTTCTCGGTGCAGGTCGGCCGGTGCAAACCGGATCCGACGCTCTACCTGACCGCCTGCCAGCGGCTCGGGCTGGCGCCGGGCGACTGCCTGTACGTCGGTGACGGCGGCAGCCAGGAGTTGACCGGCGCCGAGCAGGCCGGGATGACAGCCGTCCGGCTCGCCGCACCGGATCTGGCCACGCACCTGGTGTTCAACGCGGAGCGGGACTGGCGCGGCCCGACCCTCGGCACCCTGGCCGAGGTGCTCGCACTCGTCGACGCCGACGCCGACGTGGCGGGTGTCGGCGGCCGGGCCGGCTGA
- a CDS encoding PhzF family phenazine biosynthesis protein has protein sequence MSTLAYEIVDVFTDRPFAGNPLAVVFGAEALATEQMQALALEFNLSETVFVLPPTQVGSTYRARIFTPVEELPFAGHPSVGAAVTACRRGMFGVGQVTQECRAGVLPIEVTASGATLTGGAPTLGPELDPEPLLEIAGLVADDHIGPAPRVAGCGLEFPYLPVRPESVARARVDPAAAQRYGVSHVSVFSWDAAAQTAHARVFVPGIGVPEDPATGSAALGLGVWLVASGLLPGEGRSEYAVRQGVEMNRPSALACTVTAADGVAVGATVAGQVMPVARGEIAVPPFVG, from the coding sequence ATGTCGACCTTGGCCTACGAGATCGTGGACGTCTTCACCGATCGCCCCTTCGCCGGCAACCCACTGGCCGTGGTGTTCGGCGCGGAGGCGCTGGCCACCGAGCAGATGCAGGCGCTCGCGCTGGAGTTCAACCTGTCCGAGACGGTGTTCGTGCTGCCGCCCACCCAGGTGGGCAGCACCTACCGGGCCAGGATCTTCACTCCGGTGGAGGAGTTGCCGTTCGCCGGGCACCCCAGCGTCGGCGCGGCGGTCACCGCGTGCCGGCGGGGGATGTTCGGTGTGGGGCAGGTCACCCAGGAGTGCCGGGCCGGTGTGCTGCCGATCGAGGTGACCGCGTCCGGGGCGACGCTGACCGGTGGCGCACCGACCCTCGGGCCGGAGCTGGACCCGGAGCCGTTGTTGGAGATCGCCGGGCTGGTCGCCGACGACCACATCGGGCCCGCCCCACGGGTCGCCGGCTGTGGGCTGGAGTTCCCGTACCTGCCGGTGCGGCCGGAGTCGGTGGCCCGCGCCCGGGTGGACCCGGCGGCGGCGCAGCGGTACGGGGTGTCGCACGTCAGCGTCTTCTCCTGGGACGCTGCCGCGCAAACCGCGCACGCCCGGGTCTTCGTGCCGGGGATCGGTGTCCCGGAGGACCCGGCGACCGGTTCGGCGGCGCTCGGCCTCGGTGTGTGGCTGGTGGCGAGTGGTCTGCTGCCCGGCGAGGGGCGGTCGGAGTACGCGGTCCGTCAGGGCGTGGAGATGAACCGTCCGTCCGCGTTGGCCTGCACTGTCACCGCGGCGGACGGTGTGGCGGTCGGCGCGACTGTCGCCGGTCAGGTGATGCCGGTGGCCCGGGGTGAGATCGCCGTGCCGCCGTTCGTGGGCTGA
- a CDS encoding DMT family transporter, with the protein MPPPSPRPTVDPLTTGAVGLAVVAVSSSAPLIAYAAAPALAIALWRNLLAVAVLSPFALVRRREEFRRLTVGAGRREGLFCVLSGVALAGHFATWVPSAQLTSVATSTALVATQPVWQGLIARAQGRPLPRVVWIGIAVAVGGAAVATGVDVGVSGRAVLGDVLALVGALFAAVYTAFGERARTSISTTTYTTICYGICSLILLALCLVGGVRLSGFDGRTWLAILALVAGAQLLGHSMFNYALRKIPATTVSVLILLEAPGAAVLGWAWLGQLPRPYALLGMAMLLVGVAVVVLGGRRGEPTAMPADPTPLAD; encoded by the coding sequence GTGCCCCCACCTTCACCCCGGCCGACAGTCGATCCGCTGACCACCGGCGCGGTCGGGCTGGCCGTGGTCGCCGTGTCGTCGTCGGCGCCACTGATCGCGTACGCCGCCGCACCCGCGCTGGCCATCGCGCTCTGGCGCAACCTGCTCGCGGTGGCCGTGCTGAGCCCCTTCGCGCTGGTCCGACGTCGCGAAGAATTCCGCAGGCTGACAGTGGGTGCGGGCCGGCGGGAGGGGCTGTTCTGCGTCCTGTCCGGGGTCGCCCTGGCCGGGCACTTCGCGACCTGGGTGCCGAGCGCCCAGCTCACCTCCGTCGCCACTTCGACCGCCCTGGTCGCCACCCAACCGGTCTGGCAGGGGTTGATCGCCCGCGCCCAGGGGCGTCCGCTGCCCCGGGTGGTGTGGATCGGCATCGCGGTAGCGGTCGGCGGCGCGGCCGTCGCCACCGGGGTGGACGTGGGAGTCTCCGGGCGGGCCGTCCTCGGTGACGTGCTGGCGTTGGTCGGCGCCCTGTTCGCCGCCGTCTACACCGCCTTCGGGGAACGGGCCCGGACCAGCATCAGCACCACCACCTACACCACCATCTGCTACGGCATCTGTTCTTTGATCCTGCTGGCCCTGTGCCTGGTCGGCGGCGTACGACTGAGCGGGTTCGACGGGCGTACCTGGTTGGCCATCCTGGCCCTGGTGGCCGGCGCCCAACTGCTCGGGCACTCGATGTTCAACTACGCCCTGCGGAAGATCCCGGCGACCACGGTGAGCGTGCTGATCCTGTTGGAGGCGCCCGGCGCGGCAGTGCTCGGCTGGGCCTGGCTGGGTCAGCTACCCCGCCCGTACGCGCTGCTCGGGATGGCGATGCTGCTGGTCGGGGTGGCGGTGGTGGTGCTCGGCGGCCGGCGCGGCGAACCCACAGCCATGCCGGCCGACCCGACCCCGCTGGCCGACTGA